The following are from one region of the Terriglobales bacterium genome:
- a CDS encoding iron-sulfur cluster assembly scaffold protein — translation MGANAMYSAQVIEHFERPRNVGEVEGASATAEVENPACGDVMRLSLRVEAGRIAEARFRTQGCVTAIACGSALTEMLAGRTVAEADGLRREELVSALGGLSNETMHASHLAMDALRAALRKLSYTASGR, via the coding sequence ATGGGAGCGAACGCCATGTATTCCGCGCAGGTCATCGAGCACTTCGAGCGCCCCCGCAACGTCGGGGAGGTGGAAGGGGCGAGCGCGACCGCGGAGGTGGAGAACCCGGCCTGCGGCGACGTCATGCGGCTGAGCCTGCGGGTGGAAGCCGGGAGGATTGCGGAGGCGCGTTTCCGCACCCAGGGGTGCGTGACCGCCATCGCCTGCGGGTCGGCGCTGACGGAGATGCTGGCGGGGAGGACCGTCGCGGAGGCGGACGGCTTGCGGCGCGAAGAGCTGGTGTCAGCGCTGGGCGGGCTGAGCAACGAGACCATGCACGCCAGTCACTTGGCGATGGATGCGCTGCGGGCCGCGCTGCGGAAACTTTCCTATACGGCGTCAGGGCGGTAG